The DNA segment ACCGGCCACGCCACCGCCAAGATTCGGCGGCAGATCGGGAGTGCCGTTGTCGCCAGCCTCATTCATCAGATCCTGCAATCCAGCCGGAAGCGCGGGATTCTGCGGCTTCTTGGCGAATGCCGAACCGCCGTTGCCGCCGGATGACTTGCCGGCCAGCTTGTCGCGCAATGCCTTTTCCTCGGCCTCGCGCTTCATCGGATTGCCGGACTTGGAACCCTTCTTCTTCTTGCCCTTCTTGGCCTTCTTGCCCATGGCCGGGCCACCGAAACCAGGCAGTCCGCCGCCATTGTTGTTGGACACGCGCTTCATCATCTTCGCGGCCTGCTCGAAACGCTGCAACAGCGCATTCACCTGGGAGACGGTCACACCGGAACCGAACGCGATGCGGCGGCGGCGCGAACCATCGATAATGCTCGGATCACGACGCTCCGCCGGGGTCATCGACCGGATAATGGCCTCGGTGCGGTCGACTTCCTTCTCATCGAACTGTTCGAGCTCCTTACGATGAGCCGCCATGCCGGGAATCATGCCCAGCAGGTTCTTCATCGGGCCGAGCTTGCGCACCTGCTGCAGCTGATCGAGAAAATCATCCAGACCGAAGGAACCGGCAGACAGCTTTTCAGCGGCCTTGCGCGCCTCCTCCTCATCGAACTGCTTCTGCGCCTGCTCGATAAGCGTCATGATGTCGCCCATATCGAGAATGCGCGACGCCATACGGTCGGGGTGGAAGACCTCGAAGTCCTTCAGCCCCTCGCCGGTGGAAGCGAACAGGATCGGCTTGCCGGTCACGGACGCCACGGACAACGCGGCACCGCCACGGGCGTCGCCATCAAGCTTGGACAGCACCACGCCGGTGAAGTCCACACCCTCATCGAAGGCCTTGGCGGTCTGCACGGCATCCTGACCGATCATCGCATCGATGACGAACAGAATCTCATTCGGCTGCACGGCATCGCGAATATCGCGCGCCTGCTTCATCAGCTCCTCATCCACGCCGAGACGGCCGGCGGTATCGATGATCACCGTGTCATACAGCTTCTGCTTGGCGAGTTCCACGGCGTCACGAGCGACCTTCACCGGGTCACCAGTGGTCTGGCCTGGAGCCATGACCGCTTCGCCGCCATCGGCCTGCACGCCCTTCTCCGGCGCATACACCGGCACATCCGCGCGTTCGCCAACCACCTGCAGCTGCGTCACTGCGTTCGGGCGCTGCAAATCGGCCGCAACCAGCAGCGGCGTGTGGCCGGAATCCTTCAGCCAGTAGCCGAGCTTGCCGGCAAGCGTGGTCTTACCAGCGCCCTGAAGACCCGCAAGCATGATGATGGTCGGCGGATTCTTCGCGAAGTTCAACGGTCGGTCAACGCCTGCGCCCAGAACGCTCGTCAACTCCTCGTTGACGATCTTGACGACCTGCTGCGCGGGATTGAGGGATTGGGAGACCTCGGTGCCCAACGCGCGTTCGCGGATGCTGGCGGTGAAGGAACGGACCACGTCGAGCGCCACGTCGGCGTCGAGCAGTGCACGGCGGATTTCGCGGATGGTGCCGTCGATATCGGCCTCGGAAAGCTTACCTTTGCTCTTCAGGTGCTTGAACGCGCCGGAGAGCCTGTCTGTCAAAGAACTAAATGCTGCCATAATGTTCCCAAGTCTAGCCGCCGCGCGGGAAATATCCGGGCCGTGCCGTGCTGGTGGCCGGCTGCCGGCGACATTGGACGGGCGTGGCCGCATGTGGGATTTAGCGACCCATTCGGACGAAACCGATCATAAAGCGACCCATTTGGACGAAAAAGAGCCGTATTTCGTCCAAATGGGTCGCTAATCGCAGATGTCTGCTGTGTTGCCGTTACTGCAGGGACCAGGTGGAGCCCTGCGGGCCGTCCTCAATGGCGATGCCGGCCGCATTCAGCGCATCGCGGATCGCGTCGGCCTTGGCGAAATCCTTGGCCTTGCGGGCTTCGGCACGTGCCGTAAGCTGTTCGCGGATCAGCGAGTCGAGCACATCATGCTCGGCCGATTCGCCTTCGCCGGCAGCGCCGCCTGCCGCACCGCCATTCACCCACGGCTCGGCCAGCGGGTCCAAGCCCAGCGTATCGAGCATCGCGCGCACGCCGAGCAGCACCTCACGCACCTCGGCCTTGGCCGCGTCGGAATCGGCACGATCGGCCAACTTCGACAGCAACGTGTTGCCGGAACGAATCGCGGTGAAGATCGCGGCGGTCGCACCGGAGACGTTGATGTCGTCGTTCATCGCGGCAACGAAATCGGCAGGCAGCGCGTCGGCGGGAACGGAAGCGACTTCGGTACGGCTGGGCTGCTCGCCGATGGCGATGCCGGCACGTTCGATGAAATTCGAGATGCGATCATAGGCCGACTGCGCTTCGGCAAGCGTCTGATCGGACCATTCCAGCATGGAACGGTACTGCACGCCGCCCAATGCGTAACGCACCACCCACGCGGAGTTCTCGGCCAGCACGGCCGGCACGGACAGGCCATTGCCGAGCGACTTCGACATCTTCTCGCCCTTGGCGGTCACCCATGCCGAGTGCATCCAACGTGCGGCCGAATCGTAGCCCGCCGCACGGGTCTGGGCCATTTCGTTCTCGTGGTGGGGGAATCGCAGATCAAGTCCGCCACCGTGGATGTCGAAACCGTCCTTCAGATAGCGGTGGCTCATGGCGGAGCATTCGATGTGCCAGCCCGGGCGGCCAGTGCCGAACGGGGTGTTCCAGCGTGCGTCGAGAGGATCGGAATCCTTGGGGGCTTTCCACAGTGCGAAATCGCGTGGATCGTGCTTGTCGGGGGAGGCATCGGCCGGGTCGACGGGGTTGTACTTGTCGTCGCCGGCGTTGTCGACGGACGGACCCATGGCGTCGGCCACTTCGGAGGCGGCGTCGGCCACGGCGGTCTGCTTCTGATGCGTCAGCTCGCCGTAATGCGGCCAGGACGCCACATCGAAGTACACGTTGCCGGTCGGCTTGCCGTCATCGCCGCGCACCACATAGGCGTGGCCGTTATCGATGATGCGCTGGATCATGTCGATCATATCGGCCATATGCCCGGTCGCTCGCGGTTCGACGGTCGGCGGCAGCACGCCCAGATCGGAGTAGGCCTGGCTGAACTCGCGTTCGTAATGGTAGGCGCGTGCCCACCACTGCTGGCCTTCCGCGGCGGCCTTGTCGAGAATCTTGTCGTCGATGTCGGTCACATTGCGCACGAAAGTGACCTGATAGCCGAGCTTGAGGAACCAACGGCGCACGATGTCGAATGCTACGGCGGCACGGATATGGCCGATGTGCGGCGAGGACTGCACCGTCGCGCCACACACATACATGCCCACTTCGCCGGGCTTGATCGGGGTAAACGTGCTTACGGCGTGCGAGGCCGTATCGTACAGCTTCAGTCGTGTGGCGGCTTTGGCCACTTGTGTCGAGACCAGTGTGCTCGGCATGACGGAAGCGTTGAAATTCTGCGGTTCCTGAGTGTTTGCCATAGCCCCCAAGCCTAGGCATGAAACCAGACAAGGCATGTGGGTGGCCCATATTACTACGGCAAACGTTTGCAGTTTACGTGGGTCGTGCCACAATAGGGGTTATGACGAAACCGCAGGTGTTGATCGTGCAGCATGTTCCGTGGGAGAAACCGGGGCGCATTCTCGACAGTCTGGACGATATGGAATTGCCGTACCAGACCGTGACCATCGCCAAGAAGAAAAAACCGGATTTGCCGAACTTCAACGAAATCACGGGATTGGTGATCATGGGAGGGCCCATGGGGGCGCAGGATTTCGACGCGTACCCTGGGCTCAAAGCCGAGGCCAAGCTGGCACGTGCCGCGATTGCGGTGAACAAGCCGGTGCTGGGAGTCTGTCTGGGGCATCAGATCATCGCCACGGCGCTCGGTGCAAAACTCAAATCAGGCAAAGAGCCGGAAATCGGATTCGCTCCCATCAAACGCACCGACAAACACGACTTCTTCTCCATGTGGGACAAAAGCATCAACGTGCTGCACTGGCATAACGACGTGGTCTCCCTGCCCGAAGGTGCGCAGCCGCTCGCACGTTCCGCGGCCACCAAGAACCAGGCGTTCCGTTTCGGCTCGGCGCTCGGCCTGCAATTCCATCTCGAAGTCACCTCGACATTGCTGGAGGAATGGCTCGACGAGCCGAGCATGGTCAAGGATCTGAAAGCCGCCGGAGGTTCCAAATCCAAGCTGCGTGAGGATTTCGCCGAATACAATCCCCGATTGCAGCCGCTCGCCGACCAGGTGTTCTCCGGCTTCGCGGCCAGATGCAATTCCTATGCCGCCACGTTGCGCTAGCTCCCAAGGTGTTCCCAAGAAGACGCCGTACCATCGTGGCGCCACAGCCGTAACGGCACTGTCGCCGCCCGTGTGCAAGGAGGAGCATCATGGCCATCGGCGCCCGTATGTCGCAGGCTCTCCACGCCTTGCCCAAAACCGAACTGCACCTGCACATCGAAGGCACGCTGGAACCCGAACTCGCCCTACGGCTGGCCGACCGTAACGGCGTGACACTGCCGTTCGACGGCATCGACGACCTACGCTCCCACTACCGGTTCGACAATCTGCAATCCTTCCTCGATCTGTACTATCAGCTCATGAGTGTGCTGCGCATTCGCGAGGACTTCTCCGATCTGATGTTCGACTACCTTGCGCATGCGCACGCTGACGGGGTGCACCGTGCGGAGATCTTCTTCGACCCTCAGGTACACATGAACAACGGTCTTGACTATGATCTCGTGCTCGACGGCCCGCTGGACGGCATCGCACGAGGGCGCGCCGGAAGCGGACAAGGCCGCGATGCGCACCGAGCTGGACCAGTGGAAGACGGAATACTCCGACCTGCTGAAATAGGCGGTATAGCTGGGATAGTCGGTACAGGCCGAACAATCGATGCAGATTGAACAAACGGTACAAACGGTATGATCGCGGGGCGCGCACCGCGGCACGATTGCGAGGTGAGCGGCCGCTGTACGCGGCTTAGCGCGGCGGCAAGCGCACATACACCTATGTATATGGACGGTGGTGTTCCGTCGCCGCGCTACATTGGTGCTTTATGCCGACTTATGATTTGGGACTTGAACACGTATCGCTCGCCTTCGCCACCAAAACCATCTTCACCGATGTGACGCAAGGTGTGTTCGAAGGCGACCGCATCGGCATCGTCGGCAAGAACGGCGATGGCAAATCCACGCTCCTGCACCTCTTCCGTGGCACGCAGAAGCCCGATTCCGGGCGCGTGACCATGCGCGGCGGTCTGACCTTCGGCATGCTCGACCAGCGTGATCCGCTCGACGACAACGCCACCGTGCGTGAAGCGGCGCTCGAAGGGCGCGAGGACTACGAGTGGGCGGCCGAAACCAAATCACGTGAAATCGTAGAGGCGTTGCTTGGCGGCATCAGCTTGGATGCGAAGATCGGCTCGTTGTCCGGCGGCCAGCGCCGTCGCGCCGATCTGGCGCGCCTGCTGCTTAAGGATTGGGATATTCTTGCGCTCGACGAGCCCACCAACCACCTGGACGTGGTGACCATCCACTGGCTGGCCGAGCATTTGAAGAACCGTTGGAGCAAAGGCCAGGGCGCATTGCTGCTCGTCACCCACGATCGTTGGTTCCTCGACGAAGTGTGCGAATCCATGTGGGAAGTACATGACGGCGAGATCGAGCCGTTCGAAGGCGGCTACTCCGCGTACATGCTGCAGCGCGTGGAACGCGATCGCCAGGCCGATGTGCGCGAAACCAAGCGGCGCAATCTGGCGCGTAAGGAGCTCGCATGGCTGTCGCGTGGCGCTCGCGCCCGTTCCACCAAACAGAAGTTCCATGTCAAGGCCGCGCGTGAGCTTATCGCCGACGTGCCGCCCATGCGCAATACGCTGGAATTGAAGCAGATGGCCACGTCCCGTTTGGGCAAGCAGGTGGTTGATCTGATCGATGTGACGCAGATCTTCGAGCATGCGCAGGGTGAGGCCGAGATCGACCCTGATGTGGCGCAGATGGAGGATTCCGCTTCGCGCGTGGACGTGGTGCCGGCCATGTATGCCGAACCGCAGGTGCATGGCAGCGTGGAGGTCGCCGTTGACGATCTGACCGATCCACGATTGGTGGATGCCGGCGTGCCGCAGGCGCAGGAGGCCGCAGTTCAGGCCGCGCAAGTCGAGGAAGTGGCGCAAGAATCAGGCAGTGCCGCCGATGATGCCGTGCCCGAGGTCACGTCCGCCGCGCAGAAGATTACCGTGACAGGCCGCAAGATCCTTGACGATGTGACGTGGCTGATCGGCCCTGGCGATCGTATCGGTATCGTCGGCGCGAACGGCGCCGGCAAATCGACGCTGCTGAAGATCCTCGACGGCACGATCACCCCGACCGCCGGCCATGTGAACATCGGCAAAACCGTGAAGTTCGCGGTGCTTTCGCAGCGGCTTGACGAGCTGGAGAAGCTGGGCAAGTACAAGATCAAGGAAGTGCTGAGCCGCTACAAGCCGAGCTACATCGTGGATGGCAAGGAGACCACGCCGGGGCAGATGATGGAACGTCTCGGCTTCGAATCCGCGCAGCTCATGACACCGATCAAGGATCTTTCGGGCGGTCAGAGGCGTCGCATGCAGCTGCTGCTCATCCTGCTTGATGAGCCGAACGTGCTCATCATGGACGAGCCGGGCAACGATCTTGACACCGATATGCTCGCCGTGATGGAGGACCTGCTCGATACCTGGCCGGGCACGCTGATCGTCGTCTCCCACGACCGGTACCTGCTTGAACGCGTCACCGACCAGCAGTTCGCGCTGATCGGCGGTAAGATCCGTCATCTGCCTGGTGGTGTGCAGGATTATCTTGATATGACCGAGGCCATCAAGAACGGCAAGGATCCGTTTGCTGACGAGAAGGCCGGGAAAACTGGCAAGGGAAGGAAGAACGGCGATGCCGTTTCCGCAGATTCCTCGACTTCCGCAGGTGATTCTGGCGATGTCGCCGACTCGGCTGCTACCGCGCCGAAGCTCACCGGCAAGGCATACCATGAGGCGTCTCGCCGTGTTTCCGCAATCGAGCGCAAACTTGCCAAACTTGAGGAGCAGAAGGCCGATGTGGAGTCGCAGATGGCCGCGCACGACCCGAGCGACTACGAGGGCCTGAACAAGCTCAACGAGCAGTTGCAGGCCGTCACGGATGAGTCCGAATCCCTCGAAATGGAGTGGATGGAGCTTTCCGAACAGCTCGAGTAGCGCACTGCGTGCGCGGCACAATGGTGCCGGGCTGGGGAAAGGACTCCAGGCTCGGCGCCATTGCGGCCATCGAATGGCGACCCTCTACCGTTCCGCTTCCCTGACCTCGTATACGGATACGACAAGATTCGTGCCGCCGATATTGATGATGGACAGCGAGGTTGCGTCGGGGAAGCGCTTCGCGGGCAGGGAGACCGATTGCACGCCATCGGATGCGCAACCGCCCATGGTACTCATGGTGTGCGGTTGGCCGTCTTTATACAGCACGAAGGAGAACGGCGCCTGTTCTTCTCCTTTGCACATGAAGGCGACCTCATACGAGTTGCTGCCGTCTATCGGTTCTTTGAACGGGATCATGCCGTCGCCGTGCATGATTTTGGAGCCAAGCTTATTTACCAGGATCGGATCGGTTTTATCGTCGAATAGGTTATCGGAGGCGTAATTGTCGAGCGCATCCACGGTGAATGCTCGATATGCTTGTGCCTCTGCATCGTCGGTCTCGCTATTCTGAGCGGAGTCGCTACCGGTACCGGATGTTCCATGTGTGGAGTCCGCACAGCCGCCACACAGGCTCAGCAGCGCAACCGATAGTGTACAGCACAAACCCCTTCTCATCATCTTGTTCATAAGGCGCCCCCATTGGTCTGCTTATCTTTTCAGAATAGAAGTTTTTGCTGCTTTTGCCAAAGGGAACCAAGACGTCGACGATGGCATGTGCTCTTTGCTGTTGAGTACATGGAGCATGTGTGCAAACATATTGTACAAATAATTTGTATATAATGGGAGATGATGAAAAGGAGACCTTTGCAATGACCGACGCAACCCCTAGCGAAACACGGATGCCCAAAGATGCCGCAGTGACCGTGACCAATGCCGATACTCTTCGGGCCATGGCCAGTCCGATTCGTATGAGGATCCTTGGAACGTTGCGGGTGAACGGCGAGCAGACCGTGGGAAACATCAGCGAACAGCTTGGCGAGGCTCCGGGGGCCATCAGCTATCACTTGGGGCAGCTTGCACGTGTGGGGCTGGTGGAGAAGGTGAGATCTCCTGACGGCGACCGAAGAAAAAGCTGGTGGAAGGCTTGCCAAAGCGCCGTTCGTCTGGGGAGCTCCGAAGAAAAGAACAATGCGGACAAGGCAAAGGCCATGGATCTGTTTCGGCGTTCGGCGGCACTCTCCTACGAGATGGCCTACGAGCGTTTTCTGGACAGACTGCCGGAATTGCCTCGGGAATGGACCGATTCATGCACCAGCGACGATCATGTTCTGAACCTGACCGCCGAGGAAATGCGTTCGATGATTGAGGAACTCAATGAGGTCGTACGTCGCTGGCAAATCAAGGCCGGCATGCATGGCGACGATGAGCCGGGCGCCGAACCCGTGGCGCTGATTCTACAGGCTTTCAGGTGGTTTTCGTAGGGAATCGGCGGACTTTGCATATGAACCCATAGGCAATCTGAAAAGCGTGGGCGGAACAGGGAAAACAAGTGAAACAAGACATGGACGGAACAGGGAAATCATTCTGGCAATCCGCAGGATACGTTTCTTGGTTTACCGCCGATACGGCATCGGCGGTTGGTGCGGCGATGCGCGCGCTGGCGATCAGTCTGCTCGGATATGCGGTGTCTGGCTCCACCGTCGCCGCCGGTTGGCTCGGAACGTCGTCGATGATTGCGCAACAGGTAGCAAGCGTATTCGGAGGCACTTTCGTCGATAGGCATGATCGCAAACGACTTATCGTGACGAACGCCGTCGTTGGCGTTCTGGCTTGGGGTGCGATCGTGATGCTGCTGTTGTGCGACGCGTTGCCATTTCCCGTGTTGCTGCTGATTGCGGTGCTCGCATCCAGCATCAACGGTTTTTTGGGAAGCGCCACGGACGCGATGCTCCGTTCGATTATCGATATCCGCTGTTATCCCAAAGCGCGAAGCCTCAACGAAGGGCGCGACGCGACCATTACCATGGTAGGAGGCCCCATCGGAGGCTTTCTGTACAGTGTCGCTCCATGGCTGCCGTTTCTGGTGTCGGCATGTATGTACGCTGTGGCCGGCGTCGCCGCCACCGGCATCCGCGAACATGGTGCGGATGGCGGGCGTATCGGGGAATCGGATGGCGATGCAGTGAAAGGCGGTTTCTTTCACGACTTTCTGGAAGGCTGGTCATGGTCGCTGCGTAGGAAGACGCTGGTGGTCGTGCTCATCGTGGCGGCATTAGTAAATTTCGGCATCAATGGCATCCAATATGCCATCCAGCTGCATTTGGTGTCGTGCGGGACCAATGCGACCTTCATCGGATTCATCAGCGGCGGCATATCGTTGATGATGCTTGTAGGATCGTTGCTTGCCGGCAGATTCAGCGATAAGGTTCCTGTCGGGCCAACCGTGTGCCTCGCCTACCTGTTCATCTGCCTGTGCGTATTGCCGATGACGTTGACCGACAACTATTGGGTCATGATGGTTGCCAATTCGCTGGTCGGTCTGCCGTTCCCGCTAATCAACGCGATGCTGCTCGGTTTCATCTTCGCCAAGTCGCCTACGAGCATGCAGGGGCGCATAACTGTCACATTGACGGTTCCAGCCCAGGTGCTTTCGATGTTCTGTAGTGCCGTGGCCGGTACCTTGCTCCCGGTTCTTGGATTCCATGGCACGGTGCTGGTGTTCCTCGCGGTTCTCGTGGCAAGTGCCGTGCTGATGATATGTTCTCGTTCCATTCGTAGCATTCCCAGGGCGGCGCAATGGGAACATACGATGTTGCGGTGAATCAGATACGGATCAGATACGAAAAAGCGCCGCTCCGCGAAATGAATCGCGAGACAGCGCTTTTCCGTAAATAATACCGTTCAGACCGTTCAGCGACCGGTGATCTCGGAGCCGAGCACCTTCTCGCTCAGCGCCTTCGGGCCACGGGTCACGGCGACCGCGCCGGAACGTACCAGCTCGATCACGCCGTAATGCTCCAGCAGACCGAGCAGCGCCTCGATCTTGTCTTCGGAACCGGTGGCCTCGATGGTCAGCGACTCCGGGTTCACATCGACCACGCGCACGCGGAACATGCGCACGATCTCCAGCACGTCGGAGCGGTTGGACACGTCGGCCGCTACCTTGATGAGCACAAGCTCGCGCTCCACGGTGGAACGCGGGTCGAGTTCCACGATCTTGAGTACGTGCAGCAGCTTATTGAGCTGCTTGATGATCTGCTCCAGCGGGATGGCCTCCACATCGGCCGTCACCGTGATACGGGAGATGTCAGGGCGTTCGGTGGGGGAGACGGACAGCGAGTTGATGTTGAACGCACGGCGGGCGAACAGGCCGGCCACACGGGCCAGCACGCCGGGGCGGTTCTCCACTAGCACGGACAGCGTATGACGCTCGGAACCGGGCTGTGATGCAGGGTATTGAGGCATGATTCTCTCCTCTCAGTTCTCGCTTGCGGCGGTTGCAGGCTCGCCGGTAACGGTATCGTCGCGCAACGGCTTGATGCCGGGCATGTACGTCACATCGTCGTTGGAAGCACCGGCGGCGACCATCGGCCACACCATGGCGTCCTTCCACACGCGGAAGTCGATCAGCACCGGGCGGTCATTGATCTCGTTGGCCTTCTTGATGCATTCGATGGCCTCGTCCTTGGTGAACGCACGCATGCCCACGCAACCGTAGGCTTCGGCCAGCTTCACGAAATCTGGCACTTCAACGGGCATATCGCCGTTGGCTTCCAGCTTCACGCCCTCTTCGCCATGCGCTTCGCCGTCAAGCAGGTTGGTGGCGGAATAATGCTGCCCGTAGAACAGCGTCTGCCACTGACGGACCATGCCGTACACGGAATTGTTCAGCAGGGCGATCTTTACCGGAGCGTGGTCGAAGAACGCTGCGGCAAGCTCTTCGGAGGTCATCTGGAAGGAACCGTCGCCGTCGATCAGCCAGACCGGGCGCCCTTTGCCGCCCACGGCGGCGCCGATGGCCGCGGGCAGGCCGTAGCCCATGGTGCCAAGGCCGCCGGAGGTCATCCAGGAGTTCGGGCGCTTGAAATCGATGAGCTGCGCGGCCCACATCTGATGCTGGCCCACGCCGGTCACCCACAGCGTATCGTCCGCGGCCTGGTCGGACAGCTGCCTGACCACCCACTGCGGGGCGAGCGAACCGTCCGTGGGCTCCTCCCACGTGGCCGGGTACTTGGTGCGCCACTCGTCGATGGCGTTCCACCACGGCTTCAGGTTCGGCCTGCCGTGAATGGCCTGGGAACGTTCGATTTCCGGAATCAGATCCTTGAGCACGGTGGAAACGTCGCCCACGATCGGCACGTCAGGCTGGCGGTTCTTGCCGATTTCGGCCGGATCGATATCGATGTGGATCACACGCGCTGCGGGGGCGAATGCGTCGAGCTTGCCGGTCACGCGATCGTCGAAACGAGCGCCGATGGTGACCAGCAGGTCGCAACGCTGCACGGCGCCGGTTGCGGCGATGGTGCCATGCATGCCGAGCATGCCGAGCACCTTCGGGTCGGAGTCGGGAACGACGCCACGAGCGGGAAGCGTGGTGACGATTGGGGCGTCGGTCAGATCGGCGAGCTGCTTGATCAGTTCGCCGGCCTTGGAACGGACGGCGCCGCCGCCCACGTACAGCACCGGGCGGTAGGACTGCGAGAACAGCTTGGCCGCGTCGGACAGCACATGACCGTGCGCCTTGGTGGTCGGATTGTAGCCGGGCAGGATCATGCGCTGCGGCCAGGAGTAGTACATGTTGCCGGTCTGCGCGGTCTTGGTCACATCGACCACGACCGGGCCGGGGCGGCCGGAATTGGCCACATAGTAGGCTTCGGTGAGTACGCGCGGAATATCCTGCGCGCTGGTCACCAGGTAGGAGTGCTTCACCATCGGGTAGGTGGCGCCCACAATGTCGGCCTCCTGGAAGGCGTCGGTGCCGATGGCGTTCACGCCCACCTGACCGGTGATGACGACCAGCGGTACGGAATCCATGTTCGCATCCGCGATCGGGGTGATCATATTGGTTGCGCCAGGGCCGGAGGTGACGATGCACACGCCCACCTTGCCGGTGGTCAGCGCATAGCCTTCGGCGGCATGGCCGGCGGCCTGTTCGTGGCGCATCAGCATGAAGTGGAACTTCGTGTCGTCCTTGATTTCGTCATACACCGGCAGAATGGCGCCACCCGGAACGCCGAAGACGTCTTCGATGCCCAGATCCTCCAACGAACGCACCAGCGCCTGGGCGCCGGTCATCTTCTCTCCATCGGTAATGGTCTGCGTTTCGTCGTGCTGGTCCTTGGGCACGGCGCTGAATGCCTGCAGAGGGGTAGGTAAAGCCATGGTTCCTCTCACATCTCTTGATTCCTTGGTCATTGCGCTGCCGGTTCGTGGCCGGTGCTGTGCGCTTTGTTTTCCCAGTCTATTCAATAAGCCAACATTTGCATTGCGCGGCTTACGGTGTGGACACTTGGGGGAGGGGCACACCGCAAGCCGCGCATAGGGCGGGGAGGACTGTGGGGAACGGCGTCAGTCGAGCTTCTTCCAGGCTGCCGCGGCGGCGGCCAGCTGCGCCTTGCGCTTCGACGATCCCTTGCCCACGCCCAGAATCTCCTCGTCGTCGCCCAGCGAGACGCGTGCAGTGAACACCTGCGCGTATTCCGGGCCGGAAACCGCCATATGGTACACCGGTTCGCCCTTGCCGAGATGATGCGCCTTCACCGTCAGCGAGGTCTTCCAATCCAATGCCGGGCCTTCGGTGGCGACTTCGGCCAACGTGTCGTCGATCAGGCGATGCACCACCTTGCGTGCGCC comes from the Bifidobacterium angulatum DSM 20098 = JCM 7096 genome and includes:
- the ffh gene encoding signal recognition particle protein; this translates as MAAFSSLTDRLSGAFKHLKSKGKLSEADIDGTIREIRRALLDADVALDVVRSFTASIRERALGTEVSQSLNPAQQVVKIVNEELTSVLGAGVDRPLNFAKNPPTIIMLAGLQGAGKTTLAGKLGYWLKDSGHTPLLVAADLQRPNAVTQLQVVGERADVPVYAPEKGVQADGGEAVMAPGQTTGDPVKVARDAVELAKQKLYDTVIIDTAGRLGVDEELMKQARDIRDAVQPNEILFVIDAMIGQDAVQTAKAFDEGVDFTGVVLSKLDGDARGGAALSVASVTGKPILFASTGEGLKDFEVFHPDRMASRILDMGDIMTLIEQAQKQFDEEEARKAAEKLSAGSFGLDDFLDQLQQVRKLGPMKNLLGMIPGMAAHRKELEQFDEKEVDRTEAIIRSMTPAERRDPSIIDGSRRRRIAFGSGVTVSQVNALLQRFEQAAKMMKRVSNNNGGGLPGFGGPAMGKKAKKGKKKKGSKSGNPMKREAEEKALRDKLAGKSSGGNGGSAFAKKPQNPALPAGLQDLMNEAGDNGTPDLPPNLGGGVAGLFGR
- the cysS gene encoding cysteine--tRNA ligase — translated: MANTQEPQNFNASVMPSTLVSTQVAKAATRLKLYDTASHAVSTFTPIKPGEVGMYVCGATVQSSPHIGHIRAAVAFDIVRRWFLKLGYQVTFVRNVTDIDDKILDKAAAEGQQWWARAYHYEREFSQAYSDLGVLPPTVEPRATGHMADMIDMIQRIIDNGHAYVVRGDDGKPTGNVYFDVASWPHYGELTHQKQTAVADAASEVADAMGPSVDNAGDDKYNPVDPADASPDKHDPRDFALWKAPKDSDPLDARWNTPFGTGRPGWHIECSAMSHRYLKDGFDIHGGGLDLRFPHHENEMAQTRAAGYDSAARWMHSAWVTAKGEKMSKSLGNGLSVPAVLAENSAWVVRYALGGVQYRSMLEWSDQTLAEAQSAYDRISNFIERAGIAIGEQPSRTEVASVPADALPADFVAAMNDDINVSGATAAIFTAIRSGNTLLSKLADRADSDAAKAEVREVLLGVRAMLDTLGLDPLAEPWVNGGAAGGAAGEGESAEHDVLDSLIREQLTARAEARKAKDFAKADAIRDALNAAGIAIEDGPQGSTWSLQ
- a CDS encoding type 1 glutamine amidotransferase codes for the protein MTKPQVLIVQHVPWEKPGRILDSLDDMELPYQTVTIAKKKKPDLPNFNEITGLVIMGGPMGAQDFDAYPGLKAEAKLARAAIAVNKPVLGVCLGHQIIATALGAKLKSGKEPEIGFAPIKRTDKHDFFSMWDKSINVLHWHNDVVSLPEGAQPLARSAATKNQAFRFGSALGLQFHLEVTSTLLEEWLDEPSMVKDLKAAGGSKSKLREDFAEYNPRLQPLADQVFSGFAARCNSYAATLR
- a CDS encoding amidohydrolase family protein; amino-acid sequence: MAIGARMSQALHALPKTELHLHIEGTLEPELALRLADRNGVTLPFDGIDDLRSHYRFDNLQSFLDLYYQLMSVLRIREDFSDLMFDYLAHAHADGVHRAEIFFDPQVHMNNGLDYDLVLDGPLDGIARGRAGSGQGRDAHRAGPVEDGILRPAEIGGIAGIVGTGRTIDAD
- a CDS encoding ABC-F family ATP-binding cassette domain-containing protein; its protein translation is MPTYDLGLEHVSLAFATKTIFTDVTQGVFEGDRIGIVGKNGDGKSTLLHLFRGTQKPDSGRVTMRGGLTFGMLDQRDPLDDNATVREAALEGREDYEWAAETKSREIVEALLGGISLDAKIGSLSGGQRRRADLARLLLKDWDILALDEPTNHLDVVTIHWLAEHLKNRWSKGQGALLLVTHDRWFLDEVCESMWEVHDGEIEPFEGGYSAYMLQRVERDRQADVRETKRRNLARKELAWLSRGARARSTKQKFHVKAARELIADVPPMRNTLELKQMATSRLGKQVVDLIDVTQIFEHAQGEAEIDPDVAQMEDSASRVDVVPAMYAEPQVHGSVEVAVDDLTDPRLVDAGVPQAQEAAVQAAQVEEVAQESGSAADDAVPEVTSAAQKITVTGRKILDDVTWLIGPGDRIGIVGANGAGKSTLLKILDGTITPTAGHVNIGKTVKFAVLSQRLDELEKLGKYKIKEVLSRYKPSYIVDGKETTPGQMMERLGFESAQLMTPIKDLSGGQRRRMQLLLILLDEPNVLIMDEPGNDLDTDMLAVMEDLLDTWPGTLIVVSHDRYLLERVTDQQFALIGGKIRHLPGGVQDYLDMTEAIKNGKDPFADEKAGKTGKGRKNGDAVSADSSTSAGDSGDVADSAATAPKLTGKAYHEASRRVSAIERKLAKLEEQKADVESQMAAHDPSDYEGLNKLNEQLQAVTDESESLEMEWMELSEQLE
- a CDS encoding winged helix-turn-helix domain-containing protein, with translation MTDATPSETRMPKDAAVTVTNADTLRAMASPIRMRILGTLRVNGEQTVGNISEQLGEAPGAISYHLGQLARVGLVEKVRSPDGDRRKSWWKACQSAVRLGSSEEKNNADKAKAMDLFRRSAALSYEMAYERFLDRLPELPREWTDSCTSDDHVLNLTAEEMRSMIEELNEVVRRWQIKAGMHGDDEPGAEPVALILQAFRWFS